A region of Culicoides brevitarsis isolate CSIRO-B50_1 chromosome 1, AGI_CSIRO_Cbre_v1, whole genome shotgun sequence DNA encodes the following proteins:
- the LOC134837387 gene encoding uncharacterized protein LOC134837387 — MFKVILCLTTVVALVHSHGMLMDPVNRASRWRYDSSAPINYDDSELWCGGLTVQHNTYGGKCGICGDTYGNPRPRKHELGGGPFGEGVIVKTYPADSIITVTVKVTVNHIGYFWFDLCKMDGKNREEEECFTKVLTAAGEEKWYVPSRESKDYEVQLKLPDIECEHCVLRWTYVAGNNWGQCEDGSHALGCGPQEHFRTCSDISIKGGFMSELVDEIPEQVEDNSI, encoded by the coding sequence ATGTTCAAAGTAATTCTTTGCCTTACGACTGTCGTTGCCCTCGTCCATTCCCATGGAATGTTGATGGATCCCGTTAACCGTGCGTCTCGTTGGCGTTACGATTCCTCAGCTCCCATCAACTACGACGATTCCGAGCTATGGTGCGGCGGTCTTACAGTTCAGCACAACACCTATGGCGGCAAGTGTGGTATCTGTGGTGATACCTACGGAAATCCAAGACCCCGAAAACACGAACTCGGCGGCGGACCATTCGGCGAAGGAGTAATTGTGAAAACCTATCCTGCTGATTCCATTATCACAGTTACGGTAAAGGTGACCGTTAATCACATTGGTTACTTCTGGTTCGACTTGTGCAAGATGGATGGCAAGAATCGCGAAGAGGAAGAATGTTTCACGAAAGTTTTGACGGCAGCGGGTGAGGAAAAATGGTATGTGCCATCACGCGAGTCGAAAGATTATGAAGTTCAGTTGAAACTGCCTGATATTGAGTGTGAACATTGTGTCTTGCGATGGACTTATGTGGCTGGCAACAATTGGGGACAGTGTGAGGATGGAAGTCACGCACTTGGATGCGGACCACAAGAACATTTCCGTACGTGCAGCGATATCTCTATCAAAGGAGGCTTCATGTCTGAATTGGTGGATGAGATTCCGGAACAAGTTGAAGATAACAGCATTTAA
- the LOC134838531 gene encoding uncharacterized protein LOC134838531 translates to MPKILLFIAFSTFYITYVNSHGMLMDPVNRASRWRFNESAPKNYDDAGLWCGGFQIQHQVHDGKCGMCGDSYGAATPRKHELGGVFGEGVIVKKYEADQVVTVTVKVTVNHLGHFYFDLCNLDESGVETEECFTELLTADGHRNWVVPSPLAKDYEVALKLPKESCRHCVMRWTYVAGNNWGICEDGTGALGCGPQEHFRTCSDIEIVEKWDDEIPESSETNEI, encoded by the coding sequence atgccaaaaatattactttttatcgccttttcaacattttacatAACTTACGTAAATTCTCATGGAATGCTCATGGATCCCGTTAATCGCGCTTCTCGATGGCGTTTCAACGAGAGTGCTCCAAAAAATTACGACGATGCCGGTCTCTGGTGCGGTGGCTTCCAAATTCAACATCAAGTTCACGACGGAAAATGTGGAATGTGCGGCGATAGTTATGGCGCTGCAACTCCTCGAAAGCACGAACTTGGAGGTGTGTTCGGGGAAGGTgtcattgtgaaaaaatacgaAGCAGATCAAGTGGTTACGGTAACTGTTAAAGTTACAGTCAATCATTTGGGACACTTTTACTTTGATTTATGCAATTTAGACGAAAGTGGCGTGGAAACGGAAGAATGTTTCACTGAACTTTTAACTGCCGATGGACACAGAAATTGGGTTGTTCCATCACCGCTAGCGAAAGATTATGAAGTCGCATTGAAGCTGCCAAAGGAAAGTTGTCGACATTGTGTCATGCGATGGACTTATGTGGCAGGAAATAATTGGGGAATATGCGAAGATGGTACAGGAGCTCTTGGATGTGGACCTCAGGAACATTTTCGAACGTGCTCTGATAtcgaaattgttgaaaaatgggACGATGAAATTCCCGAATCTTCTGAaacgaatgaaatttaa
- the LOC134837389 gene encoding uncharacterized protein LOC134837389, with the protein MPLIWFLVLSGLLTLVQGHGMLIDPVNRASRFRYDGRATPDWNDNGLNCGGYSLQHGLNGGKCGICGDSYSDRRPRAHELGGRWGDGVVVRSYKSGSQITASVRITSNHKGYFKFDLCNMDPLKASGKKMEEESCFNVPVKTVDGKETYLLPSTAARVYDVELQLPEGLTCKHCVLRWTYTTGNSWGWCGDGTGKLGCGAQETFRTCSDIEII; encoded by the coding sequence GGCTCTTAACCCTTGTCCAAGGGCATGGCATGCTCATTGATCCAGTGAATCGTGCCTCCCGATTTCGTTACGATGGTCGAGCGACACCAGATTGGAATGACAATGGCCTCAATTGCGGCGGATATTCCCTCCAACATGGCTTGAATGGCGGCAAATGCGGAATTTGTGGCGATAGTTACTCGGATCGACGTCCTCGGGCTCATGAACTTGGCGGAAGATGGGGCGATGGAGTTGTCGTTCGTTCCTACAAATCCGGATCACAAATAACGGCAAGTGTGAGAATCACCTCGAATCATAAGGGTTACTTTAAATTCGATTTATGCAACATGGACCCGTTGAAAGCAAGTggcaaaaaaatggaagaagaaAGTTGCTTCAATGTTCCTGTGAAGACTGTTGATGGAAAAGAGACGTATTTGTTGCCATCTACCGCGGCAAGAGTTTATGACGTCGAATTGCAGTTGCCTGAGGGACTTACTTGCAAACATTGTGTCTTGCGATGGACTTATACCACGGGAAATAGTTGGGGATGGTGCGGCGATGGAACGGGAAAGTTGGGATGTGGCGCTCAAGAAACGTTCCGAACATGTTCTgacattgaaattatttaa